A part of Desulfotomaculum nigrificans DSM 574 genomic DNA contains:
- the tnpC gene encoding IS66 family transposase, with protein VILVGCWAHARRKFDEALKALPQSKRSANVAAKEGLEFCNRLFAIERELKDATPEERYKTRLARSRPVLDAFWAWLNEQNSQVLPKSTFGKAIHYCLSQWNKLEAFLQDGRLEIDNNRSERSIKPFVVGRKNWLFANTQRGARASAVIYSIVETAKENGLNPFNYLSYIFEKLPNSNINDPNVLDKFLPWSDTLPANCRAHK; from the coding sequence ATGTTATCCTGGTCGGTTGTTGGGCTCACGCTCGGCGTAAGTTTGATGAGGCGCTGAAAGCTCTACCCCAATCAAAACGTTCAGCCAATGTAGCTGCTAAGGAGGGGCTAGAGTTTTGTAATCGTCTCTTTGCAATTGAGCGTGAATTAAAAGATGCCACTCCCGAAGAACGTTATAAAACTCGTTTGGCACGCAGCCGCCCTGTGCTGGATGCCTTTTGGGCGTGGCTTAATGAGCAGAATTCACAGGTGCTTCCCAAAAGTACCTTTGGTAAGGCTATACACTATTGCCTTAGCCAGTGGAATAAGCTCGAGGCCTTTTTGCAAGATGGACGTTTGGAAATTGACAATAACCGTAGCGAACGTTCCATCAAACCTTTTGTAGTTGGCCGTAAGAACTGGCTATTTGCTAACACCCAGCGTGGTGCCAGGGCTAGCGCTGTCATTTATAGCATTGTTGAAACGGCCAAGGAAAATGGTTTAAACCCCTTCAACTACCTTAGTTATATTTTTGAGAAACTTCCCAACTCCAATATCAATGACCCTAATGTCTTAGATAAGTTTCTCCCCTGGTCGGATACATTACCTGCAAACTGCAGGGCACATAAATAA